The nucleotide sequence TAGCAGAAAAGGTCCAAATTCTCATGTGGGTGAATTTTTGGATTTTCCTGGTTGGGCCTTGGTGTGCTTAGCAGGTCGTTTGCTAATCCCAACGGACTCGGAGGAAGTCTTACATTGCAGAGTCCCGGGGACGATATCCTCGTCCAAGTCGTCCATGTCGTCAGACATGATGAAGTGCTGAGGCGTAGCTCTGCCGCCCATGAAGGTGGGGTCCAGGTTGAGGGAGGAGGCCAGGGATGGCAGGCCTGGGTTATTGACGATGGTAAAACCTGTGAGCAGCTCAATCTGCTGCCAGCGATTGAGCCTCTCCCGTAGGGCTGCTGTCACCTCGCCTAGGGCTTGTCTGTCAAAAAAGAGGTTATTAACACACCACAACAGTGGGCAACTGAGTACCAAAACAGGGGTAACTGGGTAACAAGACACATAAGACATGGGGCATTTCCGACCACTAGAACAAAAACTACAATTAGCTCACTATTTATATCCCTGGTGCTTTTGTACTCAAAATTACAGAGACAACAGTTCCGATTACTATGTCTGACTTACTTGGCGGCTAGTATTTTGTGGTCCACATCATCCAAGGAACTACTGTGAGCCACGTGGAAGGTCCCAAACAGAGTGTTTCgctttttctttatcttctctGCCTGGAAACACCAAACATTTGCTTGTTGCTACGACACGATTATGATCATTCAATTAGGCTGACCTGAAAAAATGTCAATGCTGAAACAGTTTCCATAAAGCGCACAatggttttctttccttttcacaCGTACCCCTTCTTTAGCCACCAGGAGCTGGCGTTCAGCGTTCTGCTTCTTGATGTTGTAATACTGCACTTCCACCTCATGGGTGAGCTGCAACCACTTCTGCAGAGACTCTGGAGGTGACCAGCTACTTCGGGActccagctccttctcagcTTTCTTCAACGCCATCCGCACCTGCATGAAATGTCAAACAGTATGAGATGAATTAACagaaaggacaaacacacagtgAAGGTATGAAGAGTAATacatttttgtgtgcgtgtcttTTAGTGAATCTCACTGTCTGAAGTCCCTGACTTATTGTCTTTTGGTCTTTAGCGATTGTTGTAAAGTGTCCATTTCTAATTATCAAATTCACACCCTTTACTTATAAGTATGATGTCAGTTGTTGTTTTCCCCAAATTTGGCGCCGACACACACAGCATTGACTTCTACCCTGAAGGGACAGTATGGTAATGAGGGAGCCTGCAAAAAACTGAGCAGGTTAACATGCTGGAGTATTAAAAAAGACACTGTCCAAAAATAGTTGTGTTATGTGAGAGCGAGTTGCGACTGAAAGCCTTGCATAAATATAAGGAAACCCAAACAATAAAAGTCGGTTAGATAAATATAGAAATGATAAATACGGAAAATACTGATGATGCGTAGAATGCGATGACTATTGATTACCAAAATACTCTGCCTTGCAGTTGCTGATTTTGGCCTCTAGACAGCAGCATGATGTCATGTTGAAATACATTCTTTGTCAAGCGTTTTCTTCAAAGGCATTATAAATTATAACCAGATCACTGATACTGTAGATGTTCGGTGCTTGTGCCATCTGTATCAGGCTGTTTTCTTACAGTGGGTAATAAACCAGCCACGGACCTTCCACCGTGTAACCAGTCAGAATTTATTCCATTATTTGCTTTTAGACGGTATCCAAAATGGTGCcccacaaataaatgaataatataGGAAATGTGTGCACTGTAAGATTTAGAATGTCGGCTGAGCAACAATCGTGCAACTGCGTTTATTTAGTAAATATTTATATCACCTGTTCGAGCTCTTCTTCAGCATACTTCTGTCGACTTAGTTCATTGACTGTGCCTTCACGAAGCTCCCTGAGCCGTTGGGCTTCCTGCTTGGCTGTGTTGATTTCGTCCCTCAGCTTTTGCTCGAGGTTCACCTTCTCCACTTCGACCGTTCGGTGCTCCTCCTGGGCGATTTGCAGCCTGCGAACAACAACAAGCATTGCAAGAGGAATCTTAAATCAGTCTTGGCAATCAGTCACCAGCTCAATATCATCATCAAAAGTCGTCTCTGGCGCCTGGGCAGGCCTGAGGTGGACATCCTGTGACTTTCAGGTATGTGCATTATTTGAGCATGACAGGAAACAATGGCTAACGTGTAGAGGCCAACGAGCTACAGTCAGCTGCTAGAACtcacaaactgaggagcagcgaGTTGAGAACAAGCACAGCTGCCAGAGGGCAGCTTCAGATCAGTACAGTCAACATTTCTGCAGTGTCCAGAACACATGTGTCTCATATTTTTAGAACAGTCTTTCACACAAAGTCTTCCAGAAAAGAAGCTTCGCACCTATGACATAATCGTTTGTGCCAAGACGTGCTCCCCTTAAGCAGCAGAGAAATGAAAGGTGATCCAAAAATTTGGTGATGGAAAATGTGTCTAGTGGGCCGTCCTGCTAATGTTTCGACCCTGACCTCTACCAGACTCTCGGTTTTGATCCAGAAGCAAAGGCAGAATTCCCAGGAAGAAGACGCCAAATGCCATTCCAGATTGACCTACACTGTAGGTCAGGTAGGGACACAGACACACCGTCTCTGGAACAAGACAATGACAATCTAATAGACTTTACAGAATACTCTTATACTAGttgtattttaaattaaatttgtgtGGATATAAATTTGTGTGGACAGAAAGCTAAAGCTATCATGTGTTGACGCCACAATGTCATCATTCCTCTCCAGGCCCTTCCAGAGTGTCTGCACACTACAGTCCAGTCTAAATGTAGCTGAATTAACACCAGAGCCGACATGTTAATCAGTCATGCTTTACACCACCTCCCGACCAGTGAGGTAGAAGCTGGCTCAAACCACACTGTTAAAACAGGTTCTCCGGAAATCCAGATACAGTCGAATCCTCCTCCCACTGCCTCCTAAAAAGGAAGCCACGGCTGAGGCCGGATACCTGACACCAGCGCAGGGTCTGCTCGAAGGTATGGAAAAAGAGCAGCTGGCTTTAGAGATCAGGAAGAAACGGAACGGCTAAAGCGAGAGGACACACTCCCTCCTCCCCGACTCTTTAAAAACATGCACTGTACGAGCCTCGACCTGGTCACACTGACCTACAAACGCTAAATACAACCCTACAGTCGGTATGTATGAGTGCGGCAAGTATGACGAACCATTTCAATCAATCACGAGGTCACAAATATTCAGCTcatcaacaacagaaacaatccTCACATATTAAATTTATTTACAGATATTCGAGGCTAGATATGCAAAAGCCAGGTTGTAGAAAGAGAAAACTGCTGTGGGCAACGTTGGTATTAAAGTTGACTCCCACTTCAACAAACAGCTCATCTCTCCTTGGCTAATGTCCCTGAGCATCAAGGCAGGAATGACGGGCGGTCATGTGTCAGCGCCTGTCACTGCTCTGTGTTCTGGCTGGTGAATGGGACCGAGTTGGATCCTGGTTGCTAAACAAAACACTGTGTCCACTGAGGCAAAACACTTCCACTCTAAACACTCCGCGTGGTCTTCTTTTACCAGCAGCCCTGAGTCAAATTTAATGGCGTGAATGACTTCAAGACAGCAATCATCCATCCTTTATTGTGACTGCGCATAAACTGACAGCTGTATTTTCTGTAAACCTGACGTGAGAAGATGATTTCAGAATCCTTTAAAGGATAAAGACAAGTCAGGCTGTTTAAAAAAGCACATTCTAAACATTCTTGAACGTATTAACTGTACCAAAATAGATTTATCCTTACAGATTACTTTTTTTGATGCCCTCTCACATTTGCTTGTTCAGTCTATTTAAGGTCCTTTATCAAAACAAAAAGGTTTAATAGAATATGAAAACTGCACGTGATGTACTGGGCTCTCATTCTTCTGCATGTTTGCAACACTGGTCATTAATGCGAACTGTCCTCTCCGACTGCTGGGGCCTTTTTTGTGCTCTCCTCAAGGGAGAGCTAGGAAATATTTCAGGTAGGACAGAAAGGCAAGGAGGCAACACAACCCACCGAATATTATTGTCTATGTTTCTCTTGTCTGAGGGACAAAGAGTCAAAGTGCCCGATGCTTAACAGCAGTCAACGTTTTAATAGACTCCACATGACCTTTCTGGTTGATCGAACAAAGAATGCAgtccttcaaatcatttccaaGCACTTCACAGTTGCTCACTGTGGACTCTCTTTTTTTTGAGTTTTAGAATAATGGGTGCTTCAAAACAGCCAACCAGGAAAAGGCCACAGCCGTCATTCGAATTCGTTTGCGTTCTCCAGAAAATTCATCATGGTTTCTTCACAGTGCCCAATTTCATGGTCAGTTTTAGTGTGTTCCACTAGTTAGATCACACAAATCCAACAGCCGAAAGGGAAAATTATATCTATGGTCTGTACATAAACTTTAAAGTGTGAACAAAATCTATCTTATGACTGAAACACCGCACTACATTATCTATTCAAGCAAAGTGCtaaaatatgataaaaatgACACCACAAGGTGCAGGCCAAATAGTTGTCAGTagtttaaatgtcatttcagCTGTTCAAACTATAACTTTATACTCTTGCTCTTATATAGATGCtacaaatcatttttaatttgatgACTGATTTACTTTACTTGTTTAATGTTCTACAATCATTTATATAAAGCTGCTGACAGTTATTGCATCAGCGAGTTTTAAAGGGTCTGGTGAAGGCACTAGGTGCCAACCTGTTTTAGCTTGCACAAAAGAAATGAACTTTGACCTGAAGAGCAAGAGCTAATTTTATTAGAGAGTCAAATTAACAACAAAGAAGGTGCCACCAAACCATTTGAATGGGTCCAATGGGTGAGAGCCCTTACTTTTGTTGTAAGTCATGTAGACTCTGCTCAGCTCTCTGCAACCCCTCCAGGtccttcatcatcttcttcatgtGGTCCTTGGAGTAACGGTTCTGGATATAGGCGAACCAGCAGCCACCCATGCCGATGACGATGGACACGACCAGCATGAAGTCTTTCAAGTGGTTATGACGGTTCACTGTGAGGAGGAGCAAAGCACAGGGAACACGGCGATAACAGGTTACAACAGATCAGCACAATACAAGATTTATGCTTCGTTTGATCTGCTACAGTTGTTTTCACATCTGTGGATGAGGCCTGGGAAAAACTGCCACATAAAGACTGTTTGATCTGTACTGTTTTAGTTGTTCAACTAACCAAAAGACTGACTACTAAAACATGGCATACAGTATGTAGCAGCCGTCTAGGAAACATGAAGGGGTGTTAATCCCAGCATATAGTTCAGTGAATCACTCTTGTCAATGTCATTTATTCAACTATAAAGGTCACTGTACACGTCACATTTGTTCAGCCTTAGTTTAGATTCACTTTCAAGGGGGGAAAATCTTTTCAaggccattttaaaatgacaggtAGTTTGTATTTGGAAATCTAGGGTCTAATAGTGTTTTTATATGCAGTGCAGGGATGGAGTAGAGGCCTAAATGTCTGCCTTAAAACCTCTATTATGGAAAGTTTATCCTGCAAAACTTGCACACATGAGCACAGCTCAAAAAAATGACTTCCTTCCTGGAGAGAGACGGAGCAGAGAGACAAGTGAAACTCACTGCAACCAACGTGTCAGAGCAAGAAATGAGAGTCAGTGCTCATTGACTAGACAAGAACATACACCTACCATTacaacagttttatttaaagatcAAAAGATAAACAGGTTAAACTTGTGCTAAACTATCCCTCAAGATGGCTGTGAATATGTGTCTGACCTATGAAAGCTAATGGGGTGAGCTACTATCTTAACAACAGGTTTAAGTAAATCCTCCAACCTTTTAAGATCAATGTATTAAATTAAATACCCCTCAGGTACGTGGGCTCCAGTTTGATCGCCTGGGGTCAAATACAGAGAGATTATTGCCAATATAGATGATAACCACTGAGGGGAGCTTAATCTTGTAAATCCTTATCTGTCTGAAACAGACCTCTCCTTCTGGCCTTGAtcaataaaagataaaaaaagaacaatataTGGTCTTAGGAAAACACTTCATAACAGCATAAAGTGACATTTAATTAACATCTAAGCAGGGAATGACTGAACCCAATTGTCCTTGGGTTAATTATTATACAACTATTGGCTGAAACGTGTCTTCAAACGCTGCTGCTAGGCTTCAGCCTGACTGAACGGCCACTGTGGCTTTGAGAGGCTGTCAAAGCCAGACAGCACTCACTTCCTTTGGGTGTGACTGTGACTTTAACAAAACACATCCATGATGACACATGCCAGACACAGACCTCAACACCAATGCCTTCCGTGGAGGTTAAAAAGACTTTTCCAATTTAAGGCTACTTCATATTTGGTTGAAAATAACCGTCTGAAATCTGGAGTCTATGAGCATCAAATATCGAGTTCCGAGGTCATCACACCTTCAATTGCATATTACCGGGTCTTTAGGTTTTATGTTCAGTAACTGAACAGCTGTTGGGTGGAGATCAGGTGACTTACTTGACCACTGAATTGTACCAGTGGTGTGCACCTTGTTGTAAATCCTCAGTATTTATAGTCATGCAGGCATGTCTCGACTGGAGTTTTGACAATGACACAGTTCTCAGTGGAGCAAACACTAACTCAACTTTGTCTCAGAGTTCCTGAGCTCACAAGGAACAACTATCTCAAGGATTAGAAGAATCTGAGAGCTTCTAATTTGAAGTGGCGACACTTGACAAGCAGGCGAGAATAGTTGGTGTTCTTGTTTCTGCTTCAATGCAGAGGGTGTGTGCTGCACTCTAGAATACAAAACGCTGTAGTCAAACCTAAGCCCACCTCTGTCTCTGAAGGAGATACACATGGGTAACACAAGTACACCTCAGGGACTCAACCCCAGAACCACTATTGTCTACGTCTGTGAGCTCAGCCTCGCCTATCTAACAAAGGTTTCAGTGAAAATTAGCcttaatttaattaaaaggaCTACAACAAGTTTTTCATGCACTGCTGTCATCATTTTACTGTCAAACCCGCCTCCTGCTTGAGTTGACAGTCTACATCAGGTAACTTTGACATGAGTtacacacacttttaaaaacaaaggtaACATACGGAGAGGTGCGCCAAAAAGAACAGTGTCCAAAGACTTGAGTTGCAACTTCTGAACGTGGCTGCGATCCTGAATCTTCAGAATAGACAGAGTGAAAGTGGTATTCTTCACAGCCAGCCTGAGAAACAGCAGACACAGTTGTTTTAAAAGAGGAAGGACAAGGTGACATGTTAATCTGGTTGAATTCCACCTGATAAGATCTAAAATTAAATATGAATCTTTGCATCAATTGAGCCATTTGAATAAGTGACCAGATAAAAGCTAAAATTTGGaactaaaaacaaaagaacaatacAATATTATACCCACCCAGAAGTAACAGTACATGGCTAGATTGGATTTGTGCTTTAAAAAGCATGTGACTCATTTTTTTGTTCGCAGCAAatcctttttacactttttacaTATGCTCATTTAATGGTTACTGGATCCAGTACCTTGGCATGACAGTTCCATTAAAATTCATTTTGCGAAACACCTCCGCATACTGTGGCAGTTCCACGTAAGTGATGAGCCATTCTACCACCTCGTCCACGGTCCAGTTATACACTAAAGGAAAGAAGGAATTGACGTAGTAGGGTGAGAtattcaataaataaaacagaccAGGATAAATACAATTGTCACTGTATGTAAATTTTAAACAATACAGAACCCATGAATATTCTACGAGCATTTAAACTGCATAAGATACCTACGTAGTTCCAAAGCATCGTCTATTAAAGCTTCAACACATTTTTGGTCGAATAAAGACCAACTTCCTGCCTCAACGCTACAGGATAAACCTCACGAAAACAGCAGGAAGGGGTGTGAAAAGGCCTCTGTGCCAGCACAACACAGCACCCAGAGAGCGCTCTCAGAGATTACTCAAGAGCAAACGAGCAAGAAGAGGTGAGGCTGTGGGGGCTCTTTAGTGTTGACAGACTAGACGATGTGAGTGAATAGAACTGATAACTGGGACCGCTGTTCAGCAACAAACAGTGCCAGCTGACTAAATGTTAAGTGAGTAATTGAACTGTTCAGTCAGGGAAGGCGTGGGACGTGAAGGTGGTTAATCTGAAGCACAACATCGCACGGACCGGTTTATTCATGATCAATTCTGCAGCGTGTTGAACTAGATTTACAACCAGCACGCCTCAGTGGTGTACCTTCAGAGCCCTCCCATGCGTTCCACAGGTCCTCCACGCTGATTAACTGGTCGTCTCCATGGAAGCTGTTGTGCTTTGCCTTGGGATCGTGGTAATTTAGGTCTTCTCGAAGAAACTGCAGAACAAGAATGTCTTTTAATTTGAAGGCAAGAATCAGTTGTGCTGGCGTGTTAACCAAGTGATTCAATCTTACAGCTAATCTAATTTAACTGTCTTTGCTTATTCATGCAGTGGTTTGAAGGATTTCTTCTCAAATCACTGTACATTATTACACATTAGAAAACAAATGGACACACATTAAACAGGAGTCCGAATATCTTGGTTCATGTGATGACATAAAATGTTGGACAAAAAGTAGTTGGACAAAGGAAACCTCTGGTGTTGCTGCCATTAAGGGGGATGTTGTTTAGTGAAAAGGCTGAGGCCAGGTTCTCTTTAGGTTTTATGATCCCAATAAAGGAAGAAAACGCAGTTCTTGTGGCTGGTGTGTGGTTGCATCACTCATGGCCAAAGGAACATTAAACACTCAACCATACGGACCTAAAAATTCAACTCTACAGCATTTAAAGGGCCAGAGGGCCAGATTTCCCCTCAGACATGTTGATTCCAAAGTTATTTGGATCATCAATCATTACACCCTAGTGTGGaatgaacattttaaaatgacaccaaATACAGATGAAATCCTTGAGTGAATTAATCGCAGACTTCTTCAAAATGCAATATCCTTATtgagattaaaaaaatgctTCTACTGAATGTATGAAATAATTGGGGACTTTTTTGCAATGAGTTGCAAAATTCCAGTGTATTTGCTCAGAGTTTTGCTTCAGCTGCTTGTGTAAAGGTCTCGGCACAAAGAATTGCTTCCTCAATGAGGTCAGCAACCAACCACCCTGATAGCAGAAACTTTTGGATCTAAATATTCAACTTGGACGAAAAGTAACAAAACCAtaatcaaaatcaaataaatgtacTGCTTCACTACCTGCTAAAGAAAACACATAAGGTAAGTTGCAGGTGCCTATAAACTGAAATCCTTCTGTTATGAGACtggtggaggaagatgagtgaGGTCACAGTGCCTCTCTTTTTGACAGATTTGCTCGGTTTAAGTTAACACAAGAAAAGAGAATGTCTGGAGAGCAGACAGTCCTGAAAAGGAAGCAAACCCCCTCTGTCATTAAAGCCAGATGGAGACTTAACTCTTGGTCATAAATGAATCACCCTCATCCCAGAATCTTCATCTTGTACAATAACAGGCCAGAGAGCTACATTGAAGTGTTATTAATCGTTATGGCCTTTGCATTTACTGGCACGGAGCCACAACAGTTGCGATGTGCATATTTAATGAATTGCAATGACTTCTGTGCCTCCGCCTGTTAGTTTGCAATAtcctctttaaaaagaaaactgtcaGTCTGACGGCAGGATGAATAAAGCCAAAGTGACTTTCTTAAGGGCACGAGTGTGTAATGTAGATATGCCATCTGGATTCATCACATCAGCAAAGGGGGGAAACATCTAACAACACAGTGATGAATTGGttacaaaacacacattaataTTCCATTAAGACGGGACAACTTTATGTGAGGTTCCTTTGTCGTAGCATGCGTACACACGCAGTCATGCTGCtctccagtaaaaaaaaaagagaaaaataaagctaCACACTCATCTCTGTCAGCTGATGTGAAATGTTGCATGTTTAAACGGCTGTCCTTCATTTCTTGTACTCTGCTGTCGCTTCATTTGAGAAATGTAGCCACACTCCATCATTTCCACATCTGGGGCGTGCACAAACTGGTTGCATGACAGCCTCATGTGCGAGCCACATGAGGCTGAGCATAAAAACCATATCCCTGCTTTTCCTGAATCCATCTACTGTCGCCAATATCTTCACAAACTACACACATTAGATCACTAGTGTATATCAGACACTGGTGGGCCACAGGAATAAAATTTGGCATGAAAACGACTTTATGACCATTCGTGGTACAGATATGCAAACAGCATAATGGAGAAAATAAGGGATTTTTAGGGTTTCTGCATTATATTGTTTCATACTGTGCTCCTATTCCATCATGAGGATTTTGATAGTCGTTTGCAATCAACTTCGCTCTTGCTTCGAACATCTCCGTGCACTCTGTGGTGGCATTAACGGTGGTTTGCCAGCTTTGGAGATGCTACGTGGCTTGCAGGCAGGATGCATGAGCGCATTCTCATGATATAACCATAT is from Takifugu rubripes chromosome 11, fTakRub1.2, whole genome shotgun sequence and encodes:
- the stim1a gene encoding stromal interaction molecule 1a, translated to MELNKFMTLWIFSLCLVDKSRTDKTSSSSPEIQVAGNGVSDFCRIDKLLCNDENAILSFEAIRSIHKQMDDDANGNVDVAETDGFLREDLNYHDPKAKHNSFHGDDQLISVEDLWNAWEGSEVYNWTVDEVVEWLITYVELPQYAEVFRKMNFNGTVMPRLAVKNTTFTLSILKIQDRSHVQKLQLKSLDTVLFGAPLLNRHNHLKDFMLVVSIVIGMGGCWFAYIQNRYSKDHMKKMMKDLEGLQRAEQSLHDLQQKLQIAQEEHRTVEVEKVNLEQKLRDEINTAKQEAQRLRELREGTVNELSRQKYAEEELEQVRMALKKAEKELESRSSWSPPESLQKWLQLTHEVEVQYYNIKKQNAERQLLVAKEGAEKIKKKRNTLFGTFHVAHSSSLDDVDHKILAAKQALGEVTAALRERLNRWQQIELLTGFTIVNNPGLPSLASSLNLDPTFMGGRATPQHFIMSDDMDDLDEDIVPGTLQSPSMMSLRQRHIDPQLAIGSQRDLNRSDSDSSLSLSQVGDRLSAYSSKGHLIKPTSLVHGLPGRAEDVMSLHSHTPNGGNRIHESSPMELVDDGPILTKNMQSLQTSPSLGEINSLTESSRSVSLNSTEPDTPSPTGGGQPGGKSSRIPQLSYKKSPLEEDSASTGDDTDSTASRKKHTFKIFKKQKK